One stretch of Nitratiruptor tergarcus DSM 16512 DNA includes these proteins:
- a CDS encoding NapH/MauN family ferredoxin-type protein produces MDKYSWSVRELINAPLWSTLYYRTKEGKIRPTWRFWRWLSVIIINVAFFLSYHIDIQFLEGTLTGSRLLGFHLIDPFAALEILAAEHEVHTNIIIGVSTIVGFYFLVGGKAFCGWVCPYGLLSEIGEYFHQKLVSKHIIKEHKFNPKVRYIFWAIFLAAAAIDGYMVFEVINPVGILSRFIVYGWSLAIVWVLVILLIEIFYSRRAWCKYVCPIGTTYAFIGWVSPMKVQWDMDKCDHCAACFIACPEEHVLERFKAKYDEERKEKGITKEFVKDGDCIMCARCFDVCHEDAYNFEFRLKNLV; encoded by the coding sequence GTGGATAAATATAGCTGGAGTGTGAGGGAGCTTATTAATGCTCCTTTATGGTCAACTCTCTACTACCGTACAAAAGAGGGAAAAATCCGCCCAACCTGGCGGTTTTGGCGATGGCTTAGTGTCATTATCATCAATGTTGCCTTCTTTTTATCCTACCATATAGATATACAGTTTTTGGAAGGGACATTGACGGGATCAAGGCTCCTTGGATTTCACCTCATTGATCCGTTTGCTGCATTAGAAATTTTAGCAGCTGAGCATGAGGTACATACCAATATCATTATTGGTGTCTCTACCATTGTGGGGTTTTATTTTTTGGTAGGAGGAAAGGCTTTTTGCGGATGGGTATGCCCCTATGGGCTCTTGAGCGAGATAGGGGAGTATTTTCATCAAAAGCTTGTGAGTAAACATATTATCAAAGAGCATAAATTCAATCCAAAAGTACGCTACATCTTTTGGGCGATTTTCCTAGCAGCAGCTGCGATTGATGGTTATATGGTTTTTGAAGTGATAAATCCAGTAGGGATTTTAAGCCGTTTTATTGTGTATGGTTGGAGTTTAGCTATTGTTTGGGTTTTAGTAATACTTTTAATAGAGATCTTCTATTCTCGCCGTGCATGGTGTAAGTATGTCTGCCCTATTGGTACAACCTATGCTTTTATTGGCTGGGTAAGCCCTATGAAGGTGCAGTGGGATATGGATAAGTGTGATCACTGTGCTGCTTGTTTTATTGCTTGTCCAGAGGAACATGTTTTAGAGCGTTTTAAAGCTAAATATGATGAAGAGCGCAAAGAAAAAGGGATTACAAAAGAGTTTGTTAAAGATGGTGATTGTATAATGTGTGCGAGATGTTTTGATGTGTGTCACGAAGATGCATACAATTTTGAGTTTAGGTTGAAGAATCTGGTATGA
- a CDS encoding ABC transporter ATP-binding protein: MIVIKEAVKRFLDVNVLDHVNLTIEDGDKIALMGPNGAGKTTLVRSILGFYHLDSGSIEVDGLSPIKMRQRVLTNISFIPQTPPPIKLSLTELIEYVAKSSQVVPQAIFEEAKRLDLALEQNLSKPFFKLSGGMKQKMLIAIALAKKSKMLIFDEPTANLDPKAREKFYNLLEELDAKTSTIYITHRLEEVESLVNRKIYMDLGKVVEDERV, from the coding sequence ATGATAGTAATTAAAGAGGCTGTGAAGCGCTTTTTAGATGTCAATGTCTTAGATCATGTAAATTTAACTATAGAAGATGGTGATAAAATTGCTCTCATGGGGCCCAATGGAGCTGGCAAAACCACTCTTGTGCGTTCCATTTTGGGCTTTTACCATCTCGATAGTGGCTCCATTGAGGTAGATGGCCTCTCTCCAATAAAGATGCGCCAAAGAGTGCTCACAAATATCAGCTTCATTCCTCAAACACCGCCACCTATTAAACTGAGCCTCACTGAGCTTATTGAGTATGTGGCAAAAAGCTCGCAAGTTGTGCCTCAAGCTATCTTTGAAGAGGCAAAGAGACTGGATCTTGCACTTGAGCAAAACTTGAGTAAGCCATTTTTTAAGCTCAGCGGCGGAATGAAGCAGAAAATGCTCATAGCCATTGCATTGGCAAAAAAGAGCAAGATGCTTATTTTTGATGAGCCAACAGCCAATCTCGATCCGAAAGCGAGAGAGAAGTTTTATAACCTTTTAGAGGAGCTAGATGCTAAAACTTCGACAATATATATAACTCACCGTCTTGAAGAGGTAGAGAGTCTTGTTAATAGAAAAATATATATGGATTTAGGCAAAGTGGTTGAAGATGAGAGAGTTTAG